In Rhizobium sp. ARZ01, a genomic segment contains:
- a CDS encoding GtrA family protein, with protein MTNPQLQIKKIIRFTVVGVGNTIVDFAVFSLALILGMATLPANGIAWAIAVGFSYAVNSFWSFHRTRRHRQAIPRFLVSGAVISLCVSSLGIWVLAPLLGVWPAKIAGTIGAAVLNFFAARWSIESRIA; from the coding sequence ATGACCAACCCACAGCTGCAGATCAAGAAGATCATCCGCTTTACGGTGGTTGGCGTGGGCAACACGATCGTCGATTTTGCAGTTTTTTCGCTCGCCTTGATACTTGGAATGGCGACGCTGCCAGCGAATGGCATCGCATGGGCGATTGCCGTAGGATTTTCCTATGCGGTCAATTCGTTCTGGTCGTTCCATCGTACGCGCCGCCATCGCCAGGCTATCCCCCGTTTTCTTGTATCCGGGGCAGTAATTTCGCTGTGTGTTTCTTCGCTCGGCATATGGGTGCTTGCGCCGCTACTGGGCGTTTGGCCAGCGAAGATCGCCGGCACAATTGGCGCTGCAGTTCTGAACTTCTTTGCTGCGCGGTGGTCGATCGAATCACGCATCGCTTGA